The following are encoded together in the Humulus lupulus chromosome 5, drHumLupu1.1, whole genome shotgun sequence genome:
- the LOC133834667 gene encoding protein REVEILLE 6 → MVSNNPNPSESFYLDPTGMALPGLGPFAAAVTATATTTSTTSSSEDLSKKIRKPYTITKSRESWTEPEHDKFLEALQLFDRDWKKIEAFVGSKTVIQIRSHAQKYFLKVQKNGTSEHLPPPRPKRKAAHPYPQKASKNSQVPPPIQVSGAFQSSSALHEPGYIQMPDSSLRSPLAGAAISSWNNNSAQTVNLSNETKAPSVANNCCSSTESTPRARPIVETTDLGNHSHQLRVLPDFAQVYSFIGSVFDPNTTGHVQKLKKMDQIDVETVLLLMRNLSINLTSPDFEDHRKLLSSYEIESETINQSDAIRSFNDDQPKNVAKIV, encoded by the exons ATGGTATCCAACAACCCGAACCCGTCTGAGAGCTTTTACTTGGACCCGACTGGAATGGCTTTACCGGGTCTCGGACCCTTCGCGGCGGCGGTCACCGCTACGGCCACTACAACCTCCACCACTTCGTCGTCGGAGGATCTGTCTAAGAAGATCCGAAAGCCTTACACCATTACCAAGTCTAGAGAAAGCTGGACCGAGCCCGAACACGACAAGTTCCTCGAAGCCCTCCAACT CTTTGACCGCGATTGGAAAAAGATTGAAGCATTTGTTGGATCAAAGACTGTTATACAG ATACGTAGTCATGCACAGAAATATTTTCTGAAGGTTCAGAAGAATGGGACAAGTGAACATCTACCTCCGCCTCGGCCAAAGCGGAAAGCTGCTCATCCATATCCTCAGAAAGCTTCTAAAAATAGTCAGG taCCACCACCCATACAAGTTTCAGGAGCTTTTCAGTCTTCATCTGCCTTACATGAACCAGGTTATATCCAAATGCCAGATTCATCACTTAGGAGCCCCCTCGCTGGTGCTGCTATCTCGTCATGGAATAATAATTCTGCACAGACAGTCAACTTGTCAAATGAAACAAAAG CTCCAAGTGTGGCAAATAACTGTTGCAGTAGCACTGAAAGCACTCCAAGAGCACGGCCCATTGTTGAAACAACTGATCTAGGAAATCATAGTCATCAATTGAGAG TTCTTCCCGACTTTGCCCAAGTCTATAGCTTCATTGGCAGTGTCTTTGACCCAAATACTACAGGTCATGTGCAAAAACTAAAAAAGATGGACCAGATCGATGTTGAGACG GTGTTACTTTTGATGAGAAATCTATCCATCAATCTAACCAGCCCTGATTTTGAAGATCAT CGAAAGTTGCTTTCATCCTATGAGATTGAATCAGAGACCATAAATCAGAGTGATGCAATCAGGTCATTTAATGACGACCAACCCAAGAATGTCGCCAAGATTGTATAG
- the LOC133834668 gene encoding glutaminyl-peptide cyclotransferase-like, translating into MSKVSLRKRNLNKRFNSNSNPNSPMASVPIHSSFRRGSLIFAVFLMLCVVVPLGISSNMWTVPKYGAGSPTIYSIEVVNEFPHDPQAFTQGLLYAGNDTLFESTGMYGKSSVRKVALQTGKVKVLQQMDSSYFGEGLTLIGQRLFQVTWLTETGFIYDRYNLSKFKKFTHQMKDGWGLATDDKVLFGSDGTSTLYKIDPQTLKVISKKIVKFNGDEVHNINELEFINGEVWANVWGTDCIARISYGDGSVLGWILLPKLRDELIRAGHQDIDVLNGIAWDRNKNRIFVTGKLWPKLYEIKLQPIKKQLSPGAIEQLCMPPPHNFRRP; encoded by the exons ATGTCCAAAGTATCGCTTAGAAAGAGGAATCTCAATAAACGCTTCAATTCCAATTCCAATCCCAACTCTCCCATGGCTTCTGTACCAATTCATTCCAGTTTCAGAAGAGGCTCTCTGATATTTGCCGTTTTCCTCATGCTTTGCGTGGTTGTTCCACTGGGCATTTCGTCGAACATGTGGACCGTGCCCAAGTATGGTGCCGGTTCTCCTACAATTTACTCGATCGAGGTTGTCAATGAGTTCCCTCATGACCCACAAGCATTTACTCAG GGGCTTCTCTATGCTGGCAATGACACCCTGTTTGAGTCAACTGGCATGTATGGTAAG TCATCTGTGCGAAAGGTTGCTCTTCAAACTGGGAAG GTCAAGGTTCTTCAACAGATGGATAGTTCCTATTTTGGTGAGGGTCTGACTCTAATTGGCCAAAG GCTGTTCCAAGTAACTTGGTTGACAGAAACTGGTTTCATATATGACCGTTATAATCTAAGCAAA TTCAAGAAATTTACTCATCAAATGAAAGATGGTTGGGGACTCGCAACTGATGACAAAGTGTTGTTTGGAAGTGATGGGACGTCAACATTGTACAAGATTGACCCTCAAACACTGAAAG TCATAAGTAAAAAGATCGTCAAATTCAATGGTGATGAAGTACATAACATTAATGAGCTGGAGTTTATAAATGGCGAAGTTTGGGCAAACGTTTGGGGA ACAGACTGCATTGCTAGAATCTCGTATGGGGATGGTAGTGTGCTTGGATGGATTCTCCTTCCAAAGCTGAG GGATGAGCTGATACGTGCTGGGCATCAG gATATAGATGTTCTAAATGGCATTGCTTGGGATAGGAACAAAAACCGCATTTTTG TGACTGGAAAGCTATGGCCGAAGCTTTATGAGATCAAACTGCAGCCAATAAAGAAACAACTTAGTCCCGGGGCCATTGAGCAGCTGTGCATGCCACCTCCACACAATTTTCGGAGGCCGTAG
- the LOC133778983 gene encoding probable serine/threonine-protein kinase At1g01540, whose protein sequence is MSSKVSSLGVESLFKPTSFFHIKLWILVLLIFSLATVIIIIIYLYLILCGRHKSYKARYRISSPNVGQSAYNNTSSLDRRLLSRNLSECETMGFRYGPAMSGQWSTRTSCVASDVESLVARPRDAGKKMFSMNEIDVATNGFARENVIGNGDYGTVYCGVLFDNTRVAVKKLLTNSCHLEEFIAQVEAIGHVRHKNLVKLLGYCLEGVHRILVYEYVDNNNLQHWLHQCPQQIRLSWSMRMNIIQGIAKGLAYLHEGIEQKILHRSLKSSNIMLDHQFNPKITDFSLANLFGPRWGYSIMESLGYLAPEYDDVSSPITFTEKHDVYSFGILIMEIITGRLPIDHHESHPYLVEWLKSMVAMERTGDVLDPSLPELPCSIELKRILLIALRCVDLDEDHRPNMGDVIHMLQPRDLLLQPTR, encoded by the exons atgtcttccaaagtatcatcATTAGGAGTGGAAAGTCTCTTCAAGCCAACCTCATTCTTTCATATCAAGCTATGGATTTTGGTTCTACTCATTTTCTCCTTAGCAACTGTCATTATCATCATCATATATCTCTACTTGATTCTATGTGGTAGGCACAAATCTTACAAAGCTAGATATCGTATCTCATCTCCCAACGTTGGCCAAAGTGCTTACAACAACACTTCATCCCTTGATAGAAGACTACTCTCTCGTAACCTCTCAGAGTGTGAAACGATGGGCTTTAGATATGGGCCGGCTATGTCAGGCCAATGGAGTACTCGGACTAGTTGTGTTGCCAGTGATGTAGAATCGTTGGTGGCCCGGCCCAGGGATGCAGGGAAGAAAATGTTTAGCATGAATGAGATTGATGTGGCAACAAATGGGTTCGCTAGAGAAAATGTCATTGGTAATGGAGATTATGGAACTGTTTATTGTGGTGTTTTGTTTGATAATACTCGTGTTGCAGTGAAGAAGTTACTGACAAACAG TTGCCACCTCGAGGAATTTATAGCACAAGTGGAGGCAATTGGACATGTCAGACACAAAAACCTTGTGAAGCTGCTTGGTTACTGTCTAGAAGGAGTTCACAG GATACTTGTGTACGAATATGTAGACAATAATAATTTGCAGCATTGGCTTCATCAATGCCCTCAACAAATCAGACTGAGTTGGAGCATGAGGATGAACATAATACAAGGAATAGCAAAAGG ATTGGCTTACCTTCACGAGGGCATCGAACAAAAAATCCTCCACAGAAGCTTAAAATCGAGTAACATCATGCTTGATCACCAATTCAATCCAAAGATTACTGATTTTTCACTTGCAAACCTCTTTGGGCCGCGGTGGGGATATTCAATCATGGAATCATTAGG TTACCTAGCTCCGGAATATGATGATGTATCATCTCCTATAACTTTCACTGAGAAACATGATGTTTATAGCTTTGGAATTCTTATCATGGAAATCATAACAGGGAGGCTCCCAATAGATCACCATGAATCTCAT CCATATCTGGTGGAGTGGCTAAAGTCAATGGTTGCAATGGAAAGAACTGGTGATGTGTTAGACCCAAGTTTGCCTGAGCTGCCTTGTTCAATAGAACTCAAAAGAATTCTATTGATAGCTCTTCGTTGTGTTGATCTTGATGAGGATCACAGGCCTAATATGGGAGATGTTATTCACATGCTTCAGCCTCGTGACTTGTTACTTCAACCTACTCGGTGA